The window agcataaaaagcacatggaactgttggaacaagtccagagcaggtCCATGAGAATGAccagggcctggagcagctcccatgtgaacacaggctgagaacattggggctgttcagcctggagaagagaagctgcttggagacctcagagcagcttccagtgtttgaagggggcctataaggatgctggggaggaactcttcattaaggactgtagtgatagaataAGGGGTAATggttaaaacctaaacaggggaactttagattgaatataaggaagaaattctttactaccAGGGTGctcagacactggaatgggttgcccagggcaactgtgaatgctccatccctggcagtgttcaaggccaggttggacagagccttgggtgacacggtctagtgtgaggtgtccttgcccatggcagggacgttggaagtggatgatcttgaggtccttcccaactgcaactattctatgattcatttcCACCTTGTTAGTAATGAAGCTATCATCTGTCAACTTGCTGGCTGAGGACTCGATCATATTGGCCACGTTCTTAATGAGGATGCTGAACACGCTGGCCCCACATCCATGTCCTATACGACTTGAGACTTGCCTCCAACCGTGCTTTGTGCCACTCGTCACAAGCCTCTGGGCTCAGCCCTTCAGCCGCTTGGCACTGCACTGGCCCCACACACAAAAGGTATTTTGGCAGCTTGTCAATGAGAATTCAAGGGGTGAAAGGGTCAAAGACTTTACAAAGACAATCGAGGTAAACACCAGCCATGGCTCTCTCCTCATCCACAATAATGGGCACTTCCACGCAAAGGAGACAGAGTGTGATCAAACATGATTTATCATTTGCAAACATATGCTCAAGACTTCACATCAACTTCTCATCATTCCTTGCATTTGCAGTCCTTTCTAGGATGATTTCCTATATCAAATTCCACAAGAACAAGAGCAGATTCAACAGCCCCTATTTGCCCAGTTCTTCCttcctatttttcttcaaaagaagaGGCCATTCatctcttctggttttcaggAACTACTCCGTTGTTGCACTGACCTTTGGGCTGCAAGGTCCCCATTCCACACACATCAGAGTCCACAGGCCATGGTCACAGCTTGCTATGGGGTTCTCAAATGAAACCTTGGATGATCCTGAGACCACCAGCCCTTCTTCACTGCACAGTCCAACAGGGACCCAATCAGGGGGTCTCCTGACCACCACCTTCACTGCTGGGGAGTCTCTGCATCACCTCTGCAGGAGACCCCAACTCACCACCcctctgctctgaggtcacaCAGAAAACCCCCAGTGTGAGGTCATAATGTTCCTCAGCCTGGCTCAGCAAGGCCCTGCTtggggcactggggacaagTGCAGGAACAAGGCTGTaacccagccctgctgtgaaGATGGGGCTCTTTGGTGGGTGGACTTTGGCTGGGCAACAAGTGCTCATTGAGCTCTTCTGCCATGCCCCTTCCTCAATTAGATaggagaaaaacacagaatcatagaatagttagggttggaatgaaccttaatatcatctagtcccaaacctcctgccatgggcagcgacacctcacactaaaccatatcacccaaggcttcatccaacatggccttgaacactgacaaagACCTCCAGAGCTGAGATCACAACATGGAGATCACTCACAGGTTTCCACAGGAAGCAAAACAGACTCGGCAGAGGATTTAATTTATCAAAACCAAAAGTAACATTAGaattacaagaaataaaaccaaattttgAAAGACCTTCCCCAAACCTTCTTCCACGTTCACCTTCCCGCATGAATTACATAGTCCCTTCCCCAAAGCGACACATGGGGATGAGGAATGGGGTTGTAGTCAGTTCAACACACACTGTTGCTAATCCTCTTTGTTCCTCACACTCTACACATCTTCCATCTTGGGGTCCCCTCCAATACAAACAGCCCTTCATGAGTTTACCCAGCATGGCTTCTTCAAACAGGACCCATGAGACATGGGGGCAGCTTCTTGCATGTTCTAACAGAAGCCACAACAGCAGCCGCATATTCCAAACCCTTCCAAAAGAAACCCACTACAACAAGTACAACCTTAGAAACATAAATGGACAGCAAGACAAAAAACAGAGCTCACCCTACAGGATAGGACAGGCTTAGACAGGGTTAGCAAACTGGTAGCAaggtggggaggaaaagaaTACAGTGAAAGGGCAGCCCCTCATAGCCAGGAGAGCTCTAACACACCGAGAGCCTGAGGGCTGCAAGGACATGAGGAAACCTCTTCACAAAGCACCCACAAACCACAGCATGCGAGTGCCATGGGATGACATCATGGACGACACCCAAATTCTTCAATGGTTTTGTTGCATGATCTGCAAAGTGTCCTGAAAGATGCCATCAAAACCAAGCATTTGGCCTTTAATACTTGCACTTAAAAGCTGCCGCCAGGGCCTGATATACACGTCCTCAACAGAGGACATGCAAAGGGAGCATTGTGGGAAGGAAAACACGGCCCAGCTCATGACTTGCCAGGCTGTGGCACGCACCAGCTGCTTGCTGACAAATGCTGCCATGCTCAAAGGCTGTCCCGCCCCTCGGGGACCAGCATAAAAGCCGGCTCAGTGCCTCTGTCCCTCACTCGCCTCTGCTGACGCCTTCTCCTGCGCGCTCAACAAGGTGAGCCTCAAgccccttgccctctgctcctcaccccctgccccagctcttccagcacgctctgccccagcctcagcacccctcacacctccccagcaccacagccccacagccccacaacagcctccccactgcctcgCCCTCCTGCACCACCACCCCTCGCACCCCCACGCCCTCCGCTCTCCCAtcaccctctctcctctcctgtcctgtgccagggcccctccacaccacacacatggcCTGCTACGACCTCTGCCGCCCCTGCGGACCCACcccgctggccaacagctgcaacgaGCCCTGTGTCATGCAGTGTGAGGACTCCCGCGTCGTCATCCAGCCTTCCACCGTGCTGGTCACCCTGCCaggacccatcctcagctccttcccccagagcaCCGCCGTCGGATCCTCCTCATCCGCTGCCGTGGGCAACGtcctgggtgcccagggagtgCCCGTCTCCTCTGGGGGCTTTGGCTTTGGAGGCCTGGGCTGCTACGGTGGTAGAAGGGGCTGCAACATCTGCTAAGGGACCTTGATAGCATGCCTGAAACCAGCCATCCACCCATTGGAAACAACATCATGGATTAAGGACAAACCTTTGGGCCAATGCTAGTACACGGACTCAACATCTGCAACTCCTTCTCTCAACGCGCAGTGAATTCAAGCAGGGAAAGGGCCCAGTTTGACCTCTCTGGAACCAAGGCCTTTAAgcatcttcctcttctccaacTTACTTCCCTGGATTGGTCCTTCTGCTATGTTCTTTCGACTCTCCTGCAAACACCTTCTCACACAACAAGCCCATGAAGTACCAGCCTTGTGACATTTGCACTGTGGGGCACAATGATCTCAGGGCCCTGGCAATACCTGCTACATACAATGTCTTATTGCTGCCCCACTTCACCTCTCACTGGTTCCCTGCCACTTGGTGCTCCTGCCTTTTCACTGTGTTTATATTCAATAAAgttctcctgcatcccagcctcAGGCCCTTCCTCTTCATTTCTTCCCAAAGACTCGTCCAAACTCACCCTCACAATCATGGCTCAACAGGCCATCAGGGTGGCTAAAACAGCACGATGAGACTCTCTGTGCAACAGTAGCACCAGCAAGACCACCCACTGGCACTCAGGGAGCTTCCAGACCATCACTCCAGCTCTTTGCTTCCCTGAACAAAAGCTTTGAAACACTGATGCACTTCCACCTTTGACACAAGCTCCTCATGTGTGCTGGGTTACCTCTGCCTGGATGCCTGGTGCCCATCCTTCAATTCCACCTCTCTCTGTTCCAGAAACAAAGTTGTTGTGTGGCACCGTATCTAATAGTTTGCAGAAGGCAAGGTAGATAATGGAAGTCACTCTTCCTATACCCACCAATGCTGTAACACCATCATAGGAAGACACAAAGCTTGCAGGCGTGATTTACCCACTATGAAGCCATGGTGTCTGTCAGTGATCAccttcatcttttccatgttcCTTGGCATAGTTTGCAAGACAAACTGATCCATGATCTCTCCTGTCACAGAGGTGACATCGACCAGCCTTGAATTAACCTGGGTCTTCACTTGGACAACCtggacctcacttggagtattgtgtacagttctggtgtccacatcataaaaagcacatggaactgttggaaaaagtcCACAGCAGGTCTTCAAGGACGacagggcctggagcagctcccatgtgaacacaggctgagaacattggggctgttcagcctggagaagagaagctgcgtggagacctcagagcagcttccagtatctgaagggggcctataaggatgctggggaggggctcttcattaaggactgtagtgatagaataAGGGGTAATGGTAAAAACCTAAACAGGTGAACTTTaaattgaatataaggaagaaattctttactaccagggtgctgagacactggaatgggttgcccagggcaactgcgaatgctccatccctggcggtgttcaaggccaggttggacagagccttgggtgacacggtctagtgtgaggtgtccttgcccatggcagggacgTTGGAAGtggacgatcttaaggtccttcccaactgcaactattctatgattcatttcCACCTTGTTAGTAATGAAGCTATCATCTGCCAACTTGCTGGCTGAGGACTTGATCACGTTGGCCAGGTTCTTAATGAGGATGCGGAGCACACTGGCCCCACATCCATGTCCTACAGGACTTGAGACTTGCCTCCAA of the Melopsittacus undulatus isolate bMelUnd1 chromosome 1, bMelUnd1.mat.Z, whole genome shotgun sequence genome contains:
- the LOC117436705 gene encoding feather keratin-like, which produces MACYDLCRPCGPTPLANSCNEPCVMQCEDSRVVIQPSTVLVTLPGPILSSFPQSTAVGSSSSAAVGNVLGAQGVPVSSGGFGFGGLGCYGGRRGCNIC